A stretch of the Mycobacteroides immunogenum genome encodes the following:
- a CDS encoding isoprenyl transferase — translation MVKSSQPDPQQDKYYTDWADVPQGYNPTFPDKTVFPAVFPKLLPGVGPGGTRPHPAPKHPSGAVPPEIPKELIPRHVAVVMDGNGRWARARGLPRTEGHKMGEATMMDMVCGAIEMGIPWLTTYAFSTENWRRPADEVRFLMGFNRDVVKRRRHDLNNMGVRFRWAGQKTRLWSSVYKELEITEELTKNNSTLTLTTCINYGGRAEIAEATRRIARLVESGQLKPDRITEETIAKYLDEPDMPDVDLFLRPSGEFRSSNFMMWQSAYAEFVFQEKMYPDFDRRDLWAACLEYAQRDRRFGSA, via the coding sequence ATGGTGAAGAGCAGCCAGCCCGATCCGCAGCAGGATAAGTACTACACCGACTGGGCCGACGTCCCGCAGGGCTATAACCCGACGTTCCCGGATAAGACGGTGTTTCCTGCTGTTTTCCCCAAGCTGCTGCCCGGTGTGGGCCCCGGCGGTACCCGTCCGCACCCCGCTCCGAAGCACCCGTCGGGTGCGGTGCCCCCGGAGATTCCCAAGGAGCTGATTCCCCGGCACGTCGCGGTGGTGATGGACGGCAACGGGCGCTGGGCGCGCGCGCGTGGGCTGCCACGCACCGAGGGGCACAAGATGGGCGAGGCCACCATGATGGACATGGTCTGCGGAGCCATCGAGATGGGCATCCCGTGGCTCACCACCTACGCGTTCTCCACGGAGAACTGGAGAAGGCCCGCGGACGAGGTCCGGTTTCTCATGGGCTTCAACCGCGACGTGGTGAAGCGGCGCCGCCACGACCTGAACAACATGGGTGTGCGGTTCCGCTGGGCCGGGCAGAAGACGCGGCTGTGGAGCAGCGTCTACAAGGAGCTCGAGATCACCGAGGAGCTGACCAAGAACAACAGCACCCTGACGCTGACCACATGCATCAACTACGGTGGCCGCGCCGAAATCGCCGAGGCGACAAGGAGAATCGCGCGTCTGGTGGAGTCCGGGCAGCTCAAGCCCGATCGCATCACCGAGGAGACCATCGCCAAGTACCTCGATGAACCCGATATGCCCGATGTCGATCTGTTTCTGCGGCCCTCGGGCGAGTTTCGGTCCAGCAACTTCATGATGTGGCAGTCGGCATACGCCGAGTTCGTGTTCCAGGAAAAGATGTACCCGGATTTCGACCGCCGCGACCTGTGGGCGGCATGCCTGGAATACGCCCAGCGCGACCGGCGATTCGGGTCGGCGTAA
- a CDS encoding Fur family transcriptional regulator has product MRSTRQRAAITALLKRTDEFKSAQELHDELKREGEGIGLTTVYRTLQSMSTSGEVDVLRNDTGESVYRRCSDGHHHHLVCQSCGFAVEVQAGAVEKWATDIAEEHGFTEVHHTVEVFGFCSRCTAERRNS; this is encoded by the coding sequence GTGCGCTCAACCCGTCAACGCGCGGCCATCACCGCGCTGCTCAAGCGCACCGACGAGTTCAAGTCCGCACAGGAACTACACGACGAACTCAAGCGCGAGGGCGAGGGCATCGGCCTGACCACCGTGTACCGGACCCTGCAGTCGATGTCGACATCGGGCGAGGTCGATGTGCTGCGCAACGACACCGGCGAGTCGGTCTACCGGCGCTGTTCGGACGGCCATCACCACCACTTGGTCTGCCAGAGTTGCGGTTTCGCGGTCGAGGTGCAGGCCGGCGCGGTCGAGAAATGGGCAACGGACATCGCCGAGGAGCACGGCTTCACCGAGGTGCACCACACCGTCGAGGTCTTCGGTTTCTGTAGCCGCTGCACCGCCGAACGGCGAAATTCCTAG
- a CDS encoding ArsR/SmtB family transcription factor: MVNTMLSSAHDEPPHAPLTPPGPLPPREILEQSGELLRALAAPVRIAIVLQLRESQRCVHELVDAVGVAQPLISQHLRVLKAAGVVSGERQGREVMYRLVDDHLSHIVVDAVAHTEEQR, encoded by the coding sequence GTGGTGAACACCATGCTCAGTTCCGCACACGACGAGCCACCGCATGCGCCGCTCACCCCGCCCGGACCGCTGCCCCCGCGGGAGATCCTCGAACAATCCGGTGAACTGCTGCGCGCGCTCGCCGCGCCGGTACGCATCGCCATCGTGCTGCAGCTGCGCGAATCGCAGCGCTGCGTGCACGAGCTGGTCGACGCGGTCGGGGTGGCCCAGCCGCTCATCAGCCAGCACCTGCGCGTGCTCAAGGCCGCCGGTGTGGTCTCTGGGGAACGCCAGGGCCGCGAGGTGATGTACCGCCTCGTCGACGATCACCTCTCCCACATCGTCGTCGACGCGGTCGCCCACACCGAGGAACAAAGATGA